A segment of the Dethiosulfovibrio russensis genome:
AACATAGACACGGAGGCCATGGTGAGGCAGAGCGTGTCTCCCTTCGGGGACGATCCTTTCTTTAGGGAGTTCTTCGGAGAGAGGTTCAAGGAGTTCTCCAGGATGGTCCCTATGAGAGGGAAGGGGTCCGGTTTCATCGTCAGCGAGGACGGCAAAATCCTTACGAACAACCATGTCGTGGCCGATGCCGATACCATAACGGTAACTCTCTCGGACGGCAGGACATTCGACGCCAAGATAGTTGGTAAAGACCCGACCTTCGATCTAGCGGTTTTGAAGATAGAGGCGAAGGATCTTCCGATCCTCGAGTTGGGAGACTCGGAGACCACCAAGGTCGGCGAGTGGGCCATCGCCATAGGGAATCCACTTGGCCTGGAACATACCGTCACAGTGGGAGTTGTCTCGGCCAAGAACAGGAGCATCCACGCCAGGAACTTCAACTTCGACGGTTTCATACAGACCGATGCGGCCATAAATCCCGGCAACAGCGGAGGCCCTCTTTTGAACATGGACGGCAGGGTTATCGGCATAAATACGGCTATAATCCCTTACGCCCAGGGCATAGGATTCGCTATACCGGTGAACATGGCAAAACAGGTCATGGACGATATAGTCCGTTACGGCAAGGTCAGGAGAGGTTGGCTCGGAGTCTATATACAGCCGGTAACGAGGGACTTCGCCGAGGCCTATAAGCTCGATGGA
Coding sequences within it:
- a CDS encoding Do family serine endopeptidase translates to MRNVKSITMRVVFSALMAVVLSLSAVSAQAQDVYTGNPVAAIFEQASPAVVNIDTEAMVRQSVSPFGDDPFFREFFGERFKEFSRMVPMRGKGSGFIVSEDGKILTNNHVVADADTITVTLSDGRTFDAKIVGKDPTFDLAVLKIEAKDLPILELGDSETTKVGEWAIAIGNPLGLEHTVTVGVVSAKNRSIHARNFNFDGFIQTDAAINPGNSGGPLLNMDGRVIGINTAIIPYAQGIGFAIPVNMAKQVMDDIVRYGKVRRGWLGVYIQPVTRDFAEAYKLDGTDGAVVSDVVPDSPAAKAGLKRGDVIISIDGKKVKDHQDFVMKVRHRMAGDEIALKVVRRGEERTLKAKLTEVDDTAGFGEASELGEIDILGVKVAVITGQLKDKYDLPSEDGLVILSVEERSSAAMVGLKEGDVILEANGHSLKTPSDLGRALKNEKGNAVLLVRRDGRTTFISISLRR